The sequence TTGGCCCTCGTTCCTCGTccgagccaaaagtatgtagccacctctttatccttattttattttagtcgtatccagttcctcttcctctgctggagacctcGATGGTGTACGAgcagggtatattctcctgacacgccctccctccgtaCTTTGGTGAATTtgcgcgtgaggtcggtctcgctcatggagagtcacgccctgatctccacgctactaaccagggtccttacacagcactgaccccgcccacttttattttttagtcccgtcttttcccacccagaactgtctgcactgccgatcgtgcccactagggggcgcccagccgaccggtagcacagctgagattcgaacttggagAGTCTAGAGTTCCAGCACCACACCCACATCCAACTGGTGTTTAAATTCAATTAAACCTCAATAAAGTCTTGCGTTGATGAACCTGGACCttggggatgaattggaatgtcgacTGTGAGCCAGAAGAGAGGAGAGGACGGGCAACTATCAATGAAACGAATAACCAAACTCCTgctcgggtgtccacatacacgtACATGTACTTTAGACCGTGCAGTCGATGTAATTCCTCTTGttctgtagcctagtggataaggtGCTGGAAAATTTATCTAAAGGTTGCTAgatcaagcaccaccactgccaggttgccactgttgggcccttgagcgagacccttaaccctcgattgcttagataaaagcatctgctaaatgatcTAGGTCTCTGTGTTTTCAGATTCCCAGAATAGAGGAGAGGATGGGCAACTACCAATGAATAACCAAACTCCTgctcgggtgtccacatacagtacatgtactTTAGATCATGTAGTCGATCCTCTTGTTCATGATCAGggacagctgtagcctagtggtgacGGTACTGGACTATCaatctaaaggttgctggttcaagccccatcactgccagaagactgtatactgtcacagtgctttaatgatcatctctgtgtttCCAAATTCCTAGAACAGAGGAGAGGACGGGCAACTATCAATGAAACGAATAACTAAACtcctgctcaggtgtccacatgcaTGTACATGTACTTTAGACCGTGCAGTCGATGTAATTCCTCTTGTtctgtagcctagtgtttaaggggCTGGACTATAAatggaaaggttgctggttcatgccccaccactgtcaggttgccactgttgggcccttgagcgaggcccttaaacctcaaatCTAAGACTGTACACAGTCACAGTGCTTTAATGATCGTCTCTGTGTTCCCAGATTGCCAGAAGTTCCGTCCCAGAGTTCCTGAGATCTTCCCATCATGCCCGTGGTGTTCCGCTCCTCGCCGCTGATGTGGGTGCGCATCGCCGCCATGGTGTTCTCCTGCGTGGCGTTCAGCGTGGCGCTGTACGGTGCCATGCTGACCCACGGCACGGGCGACTGGTGCATCTTCTGCTGGAGCTTCAGCTTCGCCGGGACGCTGCTGATCCTCCTGGTGGAGCTGTGTGGGCTGCAGGCCCGCGCCCCCATCTCCTGGAAGAACTTCCCCATCACCTTCGCCTGCTACGCCTCGCTGCTCTGCCTCTCCGCCTCCATCATCTTCCCGCTCTTCTTCCTCAAGGGCTTCGGCGGCCGCGACGAGGTGTATAACTGCCGCGTCGCGTCCACCGTCTTCTCCTGCCTGGCCACGCTGGCGTACTTCAGCGAGGTGAGCATGAGCAGGGCGCGGCCGGGCGAGGTCTCCGGGTACATGGCCACCGCGCCCGGCATCCTGAAGGTGTGCGAGACCTTCGTGGCGTGCGTCATCTTCGTCTTCATCAGCGACCCCGTGTCGTACAACCAGAACGCGGCCACCAAGTGGTGCCTGTCggtttactgcatctgcttcaTCCTGTCGGCCGGGATCATCCTGATGTGCGTCGCCGAGTGGACCGGCCTGCTGCCCGTTAGCTTCCCGCGCTTCCTCTCCACGTACGCGCTGCTAGCCGTTGCGCTGTACCTCTCCGCCACCGTCGTCTGGCCCATTTACAAGTTCGATAACAAGCACGGCGGGAACAGCCACCGGCCCAACGACTGCGGCTCCAGCATGGGTCTGTGCCCGTGGGACAAGCTGCTAGCCATCGCCGTCCTGTCCGCGCTAAACTTCCTGCTCTACCTCGCCGACCTCATCTACTCCGCCAGGCTCATTTTCGTTAGCGTTTAACGCCGCGAAAGGAAAAGAGAGCTAGCGCAGAGCCTCGCGTTCCAGTACTTATTAGCGCACCCTCGCGGCTTGTGTCTTCTTTAGAATGTAATTAGCCCACGAGTTAGCTTTTCAGTGTGTTTTCACCAACGCTGCTGCTAACTCACCGAACGTAAACACAAACAGATTTGAGACGTTTTATTAGCGTAGCCCCTTAGCCGTAAAATATGACAGAACTATTTGACCTGACTAGCTGCTATTTTAGCTAGGCAGTGCATGCCACAGGAACACAGAATGCTTGCTAGTTTATTCGCTATCTAGCTGTCCCAACGTGCTAGCTTAAACAGAACGTTACTTTGGAGGTTAAAATCAGACATTTATTACGCTAGCTAGTTGGCAAATCAGACAGTAATCATGCTAGCTGATAcaattcaatttaaaaaatggtCACTAGTGACTTCAGACTCTTGACCCCCGTGTAGCTTCGTCTCTGATGTTGCTACCAGCCGCTCGAACGTTTAAAAATGATTCGAAGTTAACGAGGGTGAAgcgaatcagtcctggaatgcAGGTTTGGTTAGCATGGTTAGCGTGGTTAACGTAGCGACTGTGTTAGTGCAGTGAGCTCCGGCTAaaccacactcaccagcttctcTTCCTTCATGTTTCTCTTTCACCACAaacgtttattattattattattagttctttttctctctcacagTGCTATATCTAGCGCTCCCGCTAACCAAAGAGCCGCGGCAACAAAACAGCTTTAAAGAAACCTGTAAGAATCTGTAGATCTGatgaatattttttaatatttgagCTTTAAATCAAATCCTTTTGGACGTCTGGAATCGTACAACAGAGCTCTTTGCTCTCTGATTGGACGGCCACAGAAACCCGCTACAGGGAATCGAAACTGCTAACGTTATTAGCTATTTTGTAATGCTTTGTTTTTTCCcctctacattttttttttagcaaatgACATGTTTATTCTGATGTATTGCCATTTTTTTACCTTAGCATGTTAGCTACGTGATTAGCTTATTGAAAATAGCAGCTGTGATGATTTACATGAAGGAAGGACGCGTGAAGGATAATTCTACAAACAACTTTAACTTAGAAAAACAGAAACAGTCGaaagtgtttattaataaaataagtttTTAATGCCGTCGTGCTAAAACGTGTCTCTAAACTCTAACAAACTATTTCTCGATATCCGGTCTGATTTGAAATGAAGCTGAACGGCTAAATCTGAAGTGAATCGGTGCTAACGATGTTTGATATAACGGCTGCTACACTGGCGCTCATGGATTAGCACAGATTAGCACAAATTTATGTAGCATTAAAACAGAACAAACCATCAGCGCTCAGAATTTTGCTCATTTATCACGACTTTTTTTATAAACAGCCTCTAATGAAAGTCGTTTCAGAATTAGCCAGCTAAAAGGAGGCGATCGCTAACTAGCTAACATCATGACGTTTATTAACTTTCATTCCAGTCTTATATGAAAATAGCTTTAAGATTTTTATCCCCCGGACAATTTGTGCCTATAGAAGCTTTAGCTACACCTGTTAGCGCGGCACTTGCTATGATGTAGCATGTAACGCTCGTGCTAACAGAAATACGCgcctgtattattatttttttaggatttatatattaataacagATCTAATACCTATGAAATGTAGTTTTGAAGTGATTAGAACTGCTTGTATATTCTGACCTATCAGGACTGTTAGTTAGCAGGAGGCTTGCTAACCAGATAGCTTAGCATTTTAGCATGTAATGTAAACAGCTGCATTAGCTTCGTTTtgaatgtaatattttattgaaaACTTGACAGAATTTTAAACTTCAACAGAATTAATTACACACTTAAAATTTCAAACCTAAAAGATTGTCGAGTTCACTTTAaaaattttagttttttgtttatttttaatctagGTGCATAATGGTCATGTGATTAAATCCCGCTCTCTGATTGGTTAGATAAAGGAAACAGCACTGTTCGGTAGTTTGGTGTTTACAAAAGAGTTTATAGACAAAAATAATGatcaataatcaataatcatCTGAAAACATACACGTGTACAAACGTTACCAGTTATAACTCGCTTTTACTAGCTACATAACAAAGTAAACAAACATTCATCAGATGAAAGTCGAGCTGCTTTTTAAAACGTAACTTCACTGATCGTCTCATTATTAGTAGAATTTTTTGCTCTGAGGTTCTTCAGCTATTAAAATCTCTCGATTGCCACATTAATCACagtttttagcttttattttcgATCAGGAATCAACAATCAATCAGTGAGAGAGAAAATAATCAAACCGAATGATTTAGTGCTGTTACACACAGAGGAATCATGTTGCGCCCCCTGCTGGTCCCGATCTCCACATGAAGGAATTCTGAAGTATTTTACcatgtttatgtttgtgttaaaaTGTACGACGGTGTGTTAGTGCCACTGTAAAAATATTagtaagttttgatttcgagattaaagtcaaaatattatgagaataaagtggaaatattatggaGTGAGCAGCCGTCGAAGGCTTGTCAGTTGAgagaagctcgggtctcagtacctggatcagCATGCGCTGAGGGCCGCTTATAATGCTCGTTACTGTGGTTATCatgtcaatgcaaccatttatagcgatgccacacggctttagtttatcgtacgagtccataaggcgTTTGGGCCTCGGTTGAAGTACAGACGACGACGCAGACACCGAGCGCACCGGTGGcgacgttcttctaaataaaccgatataaaagtataacaaatcatgaacatccttCATTTTAGCACAAGGGGGCCATGaatattacgactttattctcgtaattatttcgactttaatctcgtaattatttcaaccctaatctcgtaatattttgactttaatctcgtaatattttgactttaatctcataattattttgactttaatctcgtaattattttgactttaatctcgtaatatttcgactttaatctagtaattatttcgactttaacctcgtaattatttcgactttaatctagtaattatttcgactataatctcgtaattatttcaaccctaatctcataatatttcgactttaatctagtaattatttcgactttaacctcgtaattatttcgactttaatctagtaattatttcgactataatctcgtaattatttcaaccctaatctcataatatttcgactttaatctagtaattatttcaactttaatctcgtaatactttgactttaatctcataatattttgactttaatctcgtaattatttcaactttaatctcgtaattatttcgactttattctcaaaatttaaacttaaaaaaatatttttctttaaagtggccctaatacgccgccGAAAAATGATCCTAAAACTAAAAACcttcattttgtattttacaaCAATCAGGATTAAACAGAATTGTTGAAGTTTTGCTCTCCGGGGCAGAATTACACCAGTACTCTGAGGTGTTGTGATTATTACAGTGTTATTACggtgtttctttattttttgagatatttttgctttatatGAATCTGGTGTATCAGTATTACTCCTGTGTGTATAAATCAGTAttattgtgtatctgtgttcatgtgtgtgtattgcatTGTGTACTCCTCCCAGCATACAGGTCTGTATTGGTGCTGTATGGCAGTGGTcgccaaccaccgggccgtggacCGGTCCtggtctgtgggtcatttattaccgggccacacagaagGAATTAATAATTTGAGacgctagaaaagcagttttcactgcgTATATTTCGGGTGTTACGGGTtcttatcaccactaggtgggagcagcgtctcgttgcagcgataaaagctcattttacatcgTCTGCGAGCAATATtcttaaatcctcccgcccccgccggtccgtgaaattatatcttatatgaaaccggcccgtggtgcaaaaaaggttggggagcgctgCTGTATGGGCCATAAACGCTGGGCCGCCCGGGTATGACCCACCACACACCCACGCTTGTGTGGCCCCGTGTTTTATTCTAATGGGAATTCGGTCCGATGGCGACGTGTGTGTCGGGTACTCGAATGTCAATCCGCTGTAGTGTGTGTCAGCACGCCGGATCACTTACACACTCAGTGTGTGTGGCTGGTACAGACTGGCACACCGCCGCCAGTGAGAGACACAATGATGTCACCGCTCTCACACTGCTGCATTGTGGGAATTGAAATGAATGCAATGAGAATAAAATGTAAGTtcttatatatgtgtgtgtgtgtgtttgtgttacgtACTTCATGTGAACAGTGATCCAGAACACAGAGGCTTTGACCATTATCAATAATTGTAGCCATAACACACAAGTCTTACACCCATCAACACTAAACGagggtcttcaaaaagtttcagcactttttaaactctatttattaagaattttaaaaacaaactcttTCAACATCGTCGCCTTCCGAtacatttttccagcgtcgtactgactttttaatgccgttttgggttgagcgcgtagccgctgatgcgccgctgctttcacatcatcatcacatgaaaatcttcttccccttaaagcttctttcagcctccaaaccggtggaaatcagatggagctaaatcccgactataagcgtctctcagacacgagtgattcctcctcctccaccctcaccgcttataaccacaatatacacgtgaggaaactttctgaagatcccttgtatataAAATACTATACAGTGATGATCATTTCTGCCTTTTtagcatatttgtcacacaaaGCATAACAGAATATAAACACTTATGCACTTGCATTCCCCTGCTTGTATTGTCCCAGTTTGGATATACTCAGTCCCACTGTACACACTGGCGACCCCTGCCTGCTGGACCACACCCTTGTCTGAAGGACACAAATGCAGACTTGCCAGCTCAAACTCTCCACAGTCCTTGACTAGCATGTTGGACTGCACACTACAGCGTCTCTAAAAGTTCGAGTCACGGCTTTGAGACCCTAATTGTCCAAAAGCTAATTGTCCAAAAGCTTTCATAGAACGTGATCCCAAATTGCTCAGGGATCCTTCAGGTCAATTTTGGCTAACGTCAGATGATTAGGAGTGGATTCATCCAGGTTTAATGATTCGAAATCATTCGTGTGAGAAATACACAATAACAGAGGGCATCAGAAAGGGGGCGAATACTTTTCACAGAACTGTAAATGCTGCCAGTGGACAAATTATCAGAAACAGGTAACAATATATCAGCATTAGCAATTGATAAGGATTCAAGCTTTTTCATCCAATGTTCTCATCCAAATCCAGAATTCAAACAGAGCTGGTGGCTCAAGGATTGAgatagactagtaatcagaaggttgccggttcaataCCCATGACAGGACTCccccaagttgctactgtttgGC is a genomic window of Trichomycterus rosablanca isolate fTriRos1 chromosome 4, fTriRos1.hap1, whole genome shotgun sequence containing:
- the myadmb gene encoding myeloid-associated differentiation marker homolog, with the translated sequence MPVVFRSSPLMWVRIAAMVFSCVAFSVALYGAMLTHGTGDWCIFCWSFSFAGTLLILLVELCGLQARAPISWKNFPITFACYASLLCLSASIIFPLFFLKGFGGRDEVYNCRVASTVFSCLATLAYFSEVSMSRARPGEVSGYMATAPGILKVCETFVACVIFVFISDPVSYNQNAATKWCLSVYCICFILSAGIILMCVAEWTGLLPVSFPRFLSTYALLAVALYLSATVVWPIYKFDNKHGGNSHRPNDCGSSMGLCPWDKLLAIAVLSALNFLLYLADLIYSARLIFVSV